One Triticum dicoccoides isolate Atlit2015 ecotype Zavitan chromosome 3B, WEW_v2.0, whole genome shotgun sequence genomic window, aaattctgggatcctccggttctcactaaacccctcatccgaactaaaagggtgcactctcgcaagtcacccgatccaattacaaagaaaccaaagcccactacacggcgtggaaccgtattggagggatggcttaatgggccatgcaaaattcgcagtacaccggataccataccaacacacaaccttatagcatgttggatactccggcaggtggccaagagcggcgaggatctcctcaccaacaataccgcagaatgccatcccgtggaaaataacaatacagtactaacagcctttgagactttcgcctcaaataataggtgcaagcgagcactccgcagcctcgccgaagtatgCCACAtcacagcaataaatccatggaacgacacggccataaccttcaatgccagtgacgaacctcaattccgaacagtccgagcaccggccgctttggtccttagtccaattgtggacggcttccggcttactaaagtgctcatggacggcggcagcggattaaacctcatctacgaggagacccttaacaaaatggaaatagacaagagccgcattgagcaaagcagcacgaccttcagaggaatcatacctagtcgagaggcacgatgtgtgggaaaaatcacactagatgtggtattcggcatgccggagaattataggtccgaagaaatcacattccaagtggccccatttagtagtggataccacgcccttttagggcaggatgcattcgcgagcttccaagctataccccattacgggtacatgaagctcaagatgcccgggcccaatggaatcatcactctagctagtgatccggatgtaGCACTCCACGCCGGAAGtaaaaccgccgcactggcccttgaggcattatcagaagccctcgcgaccgaagaactaactgcgatgCGCTCCAAAGTGGacaaggacgacgtgatactcgacaaacgacccaagtccacctctttcaaaccagcggacgaaatagtcaaattccaggtccacccaacggaccctacaaaaatagcatccatcggggcacagctgaaccccacaatagagctgcactacgagagttcttgagtgagaattgggatatcttcgcctggcatccttcagacatgccaggtatcccatgcaggctggccgaatgtagcctaaacatactgaagggatacaagccggtcaagcagactcttcggtgcttttcagaacctaagcgacaagccatgggagaagagctagccaagttactcgagcccGGAttaatcagagaaataaaacatccggactggctagcaaacctggtgatggtaccaaagaaggacaaatcctggcgcctaagtgtcgatttcaaggacctcaataaggcttgccccaaggatcccttccccctcccccgcattgatcaaatcatcgacgctaccgcaggacacgattcattgtgcttcctcgacgcatactccgaataccatcaaatcaagatggcggagtctgatcaagccgcaacggcattcatcacaccgtaCGGCCCATtctattttaacaccatgcctttcgggctaaaaaatgcaggtgcaacctatcaacgcatgattcagacatgcgtggaaaaacaaatcggcaaaatagtggaggcatacgtagacgacgtggtcatcaaaaccagacacgtcgaatctctgATAGACGACttaaggcttacattcgacaatctccgaacatatgacatcaagctcaatgcggaaaaatgcgtttttggcgtgccTGCCAGAAAgctgttgggcttcatcgtttccaatagaggaattaaagcaaatccggctaaaatccgagctctgtcatagttggctaccccaacagacctcaagcaaatccagaaattaactggatgcgtggctgccctaagccgctttatctcctgattgggagaaaaggcactacctctttatcgccttcttcgacgcaccgaacacttcgagtggacggatgcggccacaaccggattggaagaaataaaagccctcttggccagcaatccaatcctggccgcaccaaatatcggcgaacccatgctgttatatataactgcaacacaccaggttgtaagcgcagtgctcgtcgtcgaacgagagacggacggacataagttcccgcttcaaaagccggtatactatgtatccactgtcctcactccatgcaaatcacggtacccacattatcaaaagataacatacgcggtcttcatggcatatcggaaactacgacactactttcaagagtgttcaatcatggtggcctctgaagtaccactcaatgatataataaacaactgcgatgccacgggccggattgctaaatgggctatcgagcttctcccgttcgacataacatacaaaccacgatgagccattaagtcgcaagtactggctgacttcgtcgccgaatggacagaagccgaactccctaaagagtacggcacgtactctaattggatcatgcactttgacggctctaagatgctggctggtctgggggcaggcgtcgtcctgacatcccccaccggagatactgttcaatacgtactccaaatattatacacagactccaacaatgcagccgaatatgagactctattgcatggtcttcggatggcagtctccatgggcattcaacgcctagaagtgcgtggggattcgaacctcgcaatatctcaaataaatgatgTACATTTTGGGAGTGAAGGAGATTAAGAAGTCTCCTTAAAACAGACCAGGCACATGCATTCCTACAATATACTAGGAAGATGTGGATCTACTCATGTATAACCATCACAAAAGAGAAAGTACAACATGGAAGTCATGTAAGAAGTTGAGATGAAGCGACTGGTCAAAAGAAATTTCAAACCGTCGACCGTGTGAGATGAATTTGATAATTCATCCAAAATATCTATAAATATGAACACAAAATTGAGCATTTACAATCGACGAAACTATGAACTGATGATCTGAATGGAACCATAACATCGATGTGCATCTTTTTCGTGTAAACCTTATCTCGAATCAGAGCACCATTTTGTGTAGGCTAAAAGGTGAAAAGATTAAGGGGAAATTAAACTAGAACATGTGCAAACTCACATATAGGGTGCACCAGCTGGCAGTAGCTCACTCGTAACTACACCACGGGAGCCACTCACGTGTGCTTTTTTGCATCGCTCGAGTCTGACTCGCTGAAAACGGTCAAATTGAGTGTTTCCATCGATACAACCATAGAGATGCTTTAAAGTTCATGCTATGCACGCCAAACAATGAATGCAGACAATAAAACGGGCCAAATTCTTTCCACACTAGCCTAGGATGTATGTTGACTACCAAACACGTTCCTACAACTTTCATAGGATTCCACGAAAGACTCTACCCGCCTCCTCAAATTTAGATTTCCCCACCCTCTTCTCAAAGCCACCGTCCCTTCTATATATAAATATCACACTCACGTCACCCTACACCATCTTCCCCATCATTGACTCAGTCGTCGCCACCCACCTCCTATATATAGATCTCACACCACTCACACCGCACGCCTACCACCATCTTCCTTGCCTTTGGCTAGGTCACCTCCACCACCTCCTATATATAGATCTGACATACACCCCCACCACCATCTTCCCCACCCTTTGGCTAGTCCGCCGCCACCCACCTCTTGTAATAGATATCGCAAACTCATGTCGCCCCTACCACCATCTCTCTCCCACCTCTGGCAAGGGCGCCGCCACCCACCTCCTGTATATAGAACTCACACACTCATGGCGCCTCTTACCACAATGTCCCCTACATCTAGTTAGGTCGCCGCCACCCACCTTCTATATATAGATctcacaaactcacgccaccccTGCCACCACCTTCCACACTTTTGGCTAGGTCGCCGCCTACCTTGGCCCCTGCCACCATCTTCCCTGCATCCGGCTAGGTCGCCACCGCCCTTGGTGACATATCCCATACCCTTCATCCTCAACCTAATGGCGTATCCGCGTCATTGCCGCCTCCTTCGGCTCGACTACCAGTCTTCAATCTAATTTCGCTCTCCTCCTTTTCTGCTAGATCTCGACAGATACCCCTAGTTTACCCTCATAAATCCTAACCAACAAGTCGATCCTTCTTCCATGTCTCTACTGCCATCGCCGCTCCTACATAGACAACGCGTTTGTATCACGACCCTAAGACACACACCTAGCTTGAGCGCCGCCGCACAAGTATGGCGACACAAACTATGCGGTTGCAGAATTCGCATGGATTCAAAGGAAAGGTAAGACAGTTGTGCTCTAAAATGATTTTCATCGTCCACTTTTCCGGGGGATTAGATGATTTGCCCGAGGCTTGTCTCAATGGCAAGTGGCCCGGCCCCACCCGTCAGTCTcaacagggggggggggggtgatcaaAAGTGAAAAGTAAAGTGTGGGTTATGATCTAATTTCTCCCATTTTTCGTTCCTTTAATTTTAGGCTTTAGGAAACGCATCTCACGCGGTGGTTGTTGAGCGGACCGGCCCATAGCGCCGCGTGGACCGAGCCTTCGATGGGCCTACAGCTTCCAGTCCAGTGGACACCCACCGAGCGCAGTGATGAGGAGGAGCTGGCCGGGACGCCTCTCGCGGGTCCGGTCCACAATTTTTTTCCTCGCATAAATCATCCTCCGTCACCGGCGGGGCGAGGGAGACGCGGTCGGCGGGCGAGACGCCAGAGACAAACCCAACGGAGTTTCCCCCCCTGCCgccgaccccaaaccctagccgctccTACCAGCCCCAGCCTCTCCTACCGACCCCAGCCAGCCGCGCCGGAATTCTCCTGGTAATTTCCGTACCCTCCTGCGCGCCGCGCCGTGGTATTTATCTGAATTTTGGGGTAATCGTCCGAGCCCGGTCTCGGATCGAGGCGGGGGCCGGGCGAAATGTTGAAACCGTGCTCGGATTCACGGGATTTACATGGATTTTCGAGGGAGATACGGGGTTTTGGGATGGAATTTTGGGGGATTTTCTTTCAATGGCCATGGGGATTAGGGGGTTGGTTGGTTGGGGAAAGGGAGGAAAAGGATTTTTTTTGGCGGCCTTTTGTTGGATGCGGTGCCCGGGGCTTTAGGGGTCCGGGCTCAAAGGCGCCTTTTTGGCGAGGTTTGATTGGGTTTTTAGGGTTTGCTTGTTGGCTGGAGTCGATTCGATGGAGGGGAGGGCATGAAAAGATTAGATATTTGTGTTTTCTACATCTCCATGTACTGTATCTTCGTACAATTGTGTATATCTGCGCCGATTTCCTAGGAAAAGGGTGTTGGGTGGTGGGGATGAGGCGGCCAATTTTGCCCCTTTTGTCCACAATCTACCCAACCTCTTTGCTGCTTTGAATTGCGTAGATTTGGCCAGACATGCCTTTTCAGAAATAGTATTGCATTTCTTTATTTGTCCATCGATAAACAACTGAATTGTGACTGTATCTGATTCCAAAGTTTTGTTAACTTACATACAGGGTGTTCTATTGGCTTTTCTCAAGCCTGTAGCTTCATCGCGGCAGCATGAGCTCTGCTGGTTCTGCAAGGGTTCCAAAGAGGAGACGGACTACCAAGACGTCGGAGGCTGCAGACCGGCAACTTCAGGAGCGACAGTTTCTGGACCTGAACTTGTTTCCAGCTGTTGAAGTAGCCAGCACTGGGGGTTCACTCTCCATCAATGAGCCTGTCTCACACAGGCAGCCCCCTCCTACGGTGGCTGCCCTGCTTTACGAGACCACACAGGTCGTGGTGTCATCTGCTGCTGCAGAGTCAAACATTGGCATGAATAGTTTCCCCATCAACGTGGAAGTGATTGATGATGATGTTGCGATTTATACCTCAGGGCCGCCCCCTCAAGTATGTTCCTTATGTTTGGTTCTAATCTATGTTTGCATTGTTGCCAGTTTCAGTTGCATTATGATTGTTTGAGAAGGAGCATCAAGTACCTGATGATATTGTTTTTCACTCTCTGTTTCAGGCTAGGCAACAGTCGTCCAGGACAGGACCTATCACTGTGATAATAGATGATGATTCTGAAACTACTGCTGGACCAGCAGGTATCCCACAAATCATCTGAACCATACTGTTTGTAGTTGGATGTAAACATACATGTGTTTTTATATGAATCAGTTTCATACTTTTGTTCTATTCTCTACAATACTGTCGTGAAGCTTTTGTTTATGGCCTGTAGGATTTGCATGATAACATTGCAAGTCATCAGACATTGACTGTTTAGCATGCAAAATAGTGTCCGCTATATATAGTAGGAATAAATGAAGTCTTGTGCTTGCTACGATGTATCATCTCATCTGTGGACCTGGGGAGGCTATTTATAATATCAAATAAAATGGAGGTATTGGGACTTGCAATGTGCCATGTTTTTCTATGTGCTCTTTCTGAGTCCAAGATTCAACATATACAATATTTTTGTTTTGAGGGCTGGGTTTCGCACCCCTTCTTTTGTTGCTTCAGTGGGTTCATGTACCTTATAATTGCAGCTGTCACTAGACACTGTATATTTACTTGGTGGCCATTCTGTCATGCCCGTTGAAAGGAGAATATGGGTCTCCCACTTAATATTGATGTTGTTGTCATGATCTGATGGTGGATATTACTTTGGTCTCCTAGAGGTGAACGACCACCTCCGATCACGGACAGGTTAATATGGACATCACACTACAGAACAAACAAAGAAGCAATACAGTAAAAACTATCTTGTTTTCGGAAAAAAACAGACCCCACCGAGATTACCAGGAGTCCTCATTTCCAGAGATGATTGAAGGCTTGAAGCAGGGGCTCAAATCTAGGCTTGCACATTCCGAGTTCCTGCCCTTGCTATTGCAAGATTTGCCTGTTGTGTGTTGGGCATCAAAATTGCTTATAATATAGCTCTGAACTTGGGATGAGAAAAAATAATATTGTATCAAGTTTTCCATGATGCTTGGTGAAATTGCTTACATGAAAAGCAAATGGTCCCCACCATTTGCTTTTCATGTATTTTCATTGCCTTACACGCCTCATCCTTATCTGTAAGATTAAGTGTTCTATGGTTGCCATTTACATTAATGCCGACTAAAGCGCAGATGGCTAGTATGAGCTCTGCTCTACATAGAAGAGGGAAGGTCGGGGGTTCGACTTCACCATGGATCCTTATTAGGGACGAAAACATCTTTTTGGCTTGTATCCCTGCCTTTGTTCACTTCCTGAATTGACCGAACCAACTGTTCGTCCCATTTTGTTTGTTCGGCCGGTGGTTTGTTCTGTTTCTTAAGAATGGTCTGTAACAGCCTTTCTAAAAAAACTGAATCCTATTTCTTATGATCTAATATTTGCATATGTTTCCACCATCTCTATTTTCTGTACCATCAAAAAACTGTATGCTGCATGAAAGTTCTGTTAGCGTCAAGTCTCTTCCTTCAGATTTACTCAGTTTTCTTTTTTTGTCTGGTATGGATTGTCAACTAGCAAATGGATATTGATGGTGGTCAGTCTGATAGTATGAGCCAATATTCTTGTATGAAGTTTCCCATATTCAGATATAGAAATATCCTGTCTCAGAACTTTATGCTGTAGACAGATgtatattttctttattttttttcctaGTTTGCCTTCTTGACCGTCTTCCCATCGAGTATTAACAGTGTCTCTGCTGCTTTTGTTCCAGGGGAAGGTCTTGATGAGCATGTGAACACTCTGCTGTCTCTGGGGATGAACCCTAGGCACAATCCCTCGAGAGCACAACCCAACACCGACCTTGTAATAAACATAGTAGACACACCTGAAACCAACAGCATACCGGTAAGAACTTGCACACTGTACTTTATCAATACCGTGACAAATTAGCACCATACATCAGTTTTTAAAAGCTTGTTTAAACACCGCAGCCCAAGGTGGCGCAGGCTGTCCCTGAACCTGTGAAGGAGATCCCAAAGGAAACAAAGTTCAGCTGCCCAGTCTGCATGAATGAGCTGGTCAATGCATCATCGACCATCTGCGGCCACATCTTCTGCCAGAAATGCATCAAGGCCTCCATTCAGGCTCAGAAGAAGTGCCCTACCTGCCGGAGGAAGCTGACCATGAGCAACTTCCACCGGGTCTACCTCCCGACGGCAGATAATTAAACCTATCCGCAATACTTGGAGCTTTAGAGCCGTGGCAGCTGTGACCCTTTTTTGGCACTGGCATTGTGGTGATTGTATCTGAGCTATTCTTCACAGGGTCATCATGAACATTCAGTTTTCCCCCCAACAATTTAACAAGTGCTCGAGACGTGATTACCAATCTGCATACCTGGTGGTAGTGGACACTGTTAGTAGTCTTCCTTGTGGGAAAGTGGAAACCTGTGCTTGGTACTGTGAGATTAATGCTTGAAAATATTTGATACGTTTCCTGCGTGTTTAGTTTTTTTTAGCTTTTCCTGCTTGTTTAGGTATATCATTTTTTCTGCACAACTCTAGAAAATGTTTGGGCTCGTTGTCACCTAAATTCAGACCCATTGGGCCTTTATCCTGTCACACCAACACATAGTTGTTGCTGGGCTCGAAACTCAAAGTTTTGTCGTCATTAGAGGATGCCTGACCAGTATCATGCCAGTTTAGGCCCTATTAGGAACGCATGAATGTTAGGAAAAAGAAGAATGGGAAGAAACACTGGGAATAAGAATGTTAATTTGTCTAAAAAGAGGAATAGTTAAGGTAGTCAATATAGGAGAGGAAAACATAGAAAGAACTTTCAAATATGTACTGTTTGGAATGCAGGAATTTAGAAACCACATGAATCTTAGTAGTTGTTTTTTTTATAGGAATCTTACTAGGTGGTTGGATTACGGACAAGTTAAGCTTTTGCCAGGAAATAAAAACATGCATTAAATTTGACCCAAACTACCAATAGTGGCGGAGCCAGCGCCCGGCCACCCTGGCACTTGCCCGGGCTCGCTAATCACGGGACAGTGTACATGCATGATAAACAACGTGGCAAATTCTTTAACACACTAGTGGTACTAGTAAGAtagacgtgcattgcatgcatgatatttgataaccaaattatgaataaataccacactataacaTGTAAGCTTTgaatcatatatgcatgatgtagatgtttatttagttcttatagttcatctcattgaaaatcaattagttttattttttttttaatatatggaaaaaaagtttgggcaattaagatatggaaaactctagaacaaaggagaagtgcttgtgttttgaggtttgtgcattatgctttagttcaaccatggagtcttctagattgtacatgtggcagaatctggtgaaatgtagatgatatccaacggtagtagtgctcggatttgccatctctgtaccgtcggtttggcttcatccaacgaccaactttcaaagttattcggacACTATATAAGGGTATagatattctactccctccgtcccactactcactccgtcccataatgtaattcgttttttggcactacactagagtcaacaaacgtcttacattatgggatagaTGGAGTATATGTTTCTCTTAGACGGCGTGATTAAGTAGATTTAGGGCTTAAATTTATAGGCCAGATTGTAACACCCTCCTTGTAATGATGTCGCGGTTACTCTGCTAATGACCACCATGTTATCTCTTTTGCTAAGCCTAATTGCTCATTGATAAAAACCAAATCCAAACTCAAATCTATAATGCAAGTCAAAATATTCTTTAATTGGCAAATCTAAAATGTTTACATTATGTCATAAATACATCAAGTATTTGTAAAAATTGGAATCAAACTCAATTGGATTCCCATCTTGTCCCTAGCATCAATTTTGTGGACCAAATGAAATAAATGAAACCATAGAaaatcatgttggaaatatgccctagaggcaaattatatttccttaatcatgataaagacttattattcatgctataattgtattgattggaaacttaaatacatgtgtgaatacataagcaaataccaagaccctagtaggcctctactagactagctcgttgatcaaaagatagctaaggtttcctgaccatagacatgagttgtcatttgataaagggatcacatcattaggagaatgatgtgatggacaagacccatccgttatcatcgtttagtttattgctactgctttcttaatgtcaaatacatattccttcgaccatgagatcatgcaactcccggactccggatgaataccttgtgtgctatcaaacgtcacaacgtaaatggctgatcataaaggtgctctacaggtatctccgaaggtgtctgttgagttggcgtggatcgagattgggatggtcacgccgtatgacagagaggtatctctgagccctctcggtaatacatcatcacaataagcttgcaagaaaagtgactaaggagttagttacaagatgatgtattacagaacgagtaaagagacttgccggtaacgagattgaactaggtatggagataccgacgatcgaatcttgggaaagtaacataccggcaGACAaaaggaactacgtatgttgtcataaaggttcgaccgataaagatcttcgtagaatatgtaggaacaattattcgcatccaggtcccgctattggttgttgatagGAGAagcatcttggtcatgtctacatcattctcgaacccatagggtccgcacgcttaacgttcgttgatgatatagtattatgtgatttatgtgagttggtgaccgaatgttgttcggagtcccagatgagatcatgaacatgacgaggagctccagaatggtctggaggtaaagatcgatatatataGGACGATACTATTTGGTTTCTGGAAAGGTTTCGGAATGCACCGGAGTTTTATCGCAGTGCCAGAAGGGGTTCCGGAGGCTACCGGTACTTGGTGGACCTCATGGGCCAAAGGAggcag contains:
- the LOC119278138 gene encoding E3 ubiquitin-protein ligase BRE1A-like encodes the protein MSSAGSARVPKRRRTTKTSEAADRQLQERQFLDLNLFPAVEVASTGGSLSINEPVSHRQPPPTVAALLYETTQVVVSSAAAESNIGMNSFPINVEVIDDDVAIYTSGPPPQARQQSSRTGPITVIIDDDSETTAGPAGEGLDEHVNTLLSLGMNPRHNPSRAQPNTDLVINIVDTPETNSIPPKVAQAVPEPVKEIPKETKFSCPVCMNELVNASSTICGHIFCQKCIKASIQAQKKCPTCRRKLTMSNFHRVYLPTADN